The stretch of DNA ACCATCATCCGCTGCGCGGTGTCGAACGCGGCCGTGCCGGCCGGCAGGCCGCGGGCGGCCAGGCCGACGAGCACGAACAGCAGCGAGAAGAGCAGCGACAGAAAGAGATTGGTCGTCACCCCGGCCGCCGAGACGATGATGTCGCCCCGGCGGAAGTTCCGGAACTTCCGGGAGTTCACCGGCACCGGCTTGGCCCCGCCGAAGGTGAAGCGGCCGCCGGAGAGGAACCAGAGGGCGGTCGGCATCAGGAGGCTCATCACCGGATCGATATGCGGCAGCGGATTGAGCGTCACCCGCCCGAGCGAGTACGCCGTGTCGTCCCCCTGGTGCAGCGCGGTGATGGCATGGGCGTACTCGTGCGCCACCATCGCGAAGATCAGCATCGGGAGCGCGAGGATGAAGTCGCTCAACTGAGATTCCAGGGGTGCGGTCCTGTCGGTCGGGAGGGCAGAAGGTTACACCACCAGGAAAGCCAAGTCAAAGCGGCGTGCCGCTTGACCTTGCACCGGCTGGTGCCTAACTTACGCCGCTCATTTCCGGCCCCATCGCCGGATCGCGTTCTCCGTTCAGCCGAGGTCGTCGTGCCCCGAATCAAGTCCGCCAAGAAGCGCATGCGCCAAGGCAAGACTCACGCGGTGCTCAACCGCACTCAGCGGAGCCAGCTCCGTTCCGCCATCAAGAAGGTCCGGAGCACGGCCGGGGACGAGGCCAAGACGGCCTATGCCGAAGCCGCGCGCCTCATCGATCGCGCGGGCCGCAAGCGGCTGATTCATCCCAACGCGGCCGCCCGGCACAAGAGCCGCCTGGCCAAGCTGGTGGCCGGGGGCAAGTAGCCGCCTCTGGTATCTGTCGAAAGGGGCCCGACCTGATGGTCGGGCCCCTTTTCGTTTGCCGGTACGGCGCTCAGATACCGGCCAGCTCGGCTCCGCAGCGCTCGCAGT from Gemmatimonadales bacterium encodes:
- a CDS encoding site-2 protease family protein; translation: MSDFILALPMLIFAMVAHEYAHAITALHQGDDTAYSLGRVTLNPLPHIDPVMSLLMPTALWFLSGGRFTFGGAKPVPVNSRKFRNFRRGDIIVSAAGVTTNLFLSLLFSLLFVLVGLAARGLPAGTAAFDTAQRMMVYGIWLNLILCFFNLIPVPPLDGSHLLYHVLPPRAGAWYRGLNRFGYLPLFALMFLFRPVMGILLTPAFKMMNFLGGLIAPYQVGPGANIFS
- the rpsT gene encoding 30S ribosomal protein S20, with the protein product MPRIKSAKKRMRQGKTHAVLNRTQRSQLRSAIKKVRSTAGDEAKTAYAEAARLIDRAGRKRLIHPNAAARHKSRLAKLVAGGK